In Daucus carota subsp. sativus chromosome 4, DH1 v3.0, whole genome shotgun sequence, one DNA window encodes the following:
- the LOC108217162 gene encoding mitogen-activated protein kinase kinase kinase 20 → MASGWVPTKFLGRGAYGCVFRAEFASPSLAHACNLPQTVAVKSVSEKLLWSLALEKAVLCELGGCKEIVGCFKYEDFKSTNADGTSYYNIVLEYADGGTLEQLIKSKGWMPEYEASCYASMLLKGLSRVHGQGYVHCDMKPSNVLVFNIPRDEFKGVVKCNLKLADFGLAKRGGEKTLGAGQEYKHRGTLLYSSPESVVIGVHEAAMDIWAVGCIVLEMLLGEWGLWKKCIDVDAQCLAEMIANYEDDRLDLLVPELDDLSENAQDFVRRCLTRRAEDRWTADELLTHPFITCNQRLVKEFEARYSYQNFMKYYQPHTPRHAFGPSMGIY, encoded by the coding sequence ATGGCTTCAGGGTGGGTTCCAACTAAGTTTCTTGGACGAGGGGCGTATGGCTGCGTGTTTCGGGCCGAATTTGCATCCCCATCACTCGCTCATGCTTGTAATCTTCCCCAAACAGTGGCTGTAAAATCGGTTTCTGAGAAGTTATTGTGGTCTTTGGCTTTGGAGAAAGCGGTGTTGTGCGAACTTGGAGGCTGCAAAGAAATTGTTGGTTGCTTCAAGTACGAGGATTTCAAGAGTACTAATGCAGATGGTACGAGTTATTATAATATCGTACTGGAGTATGCTGATGGAGGGACGTTAGAGCAGCTGATCAAGTCCAAGGGATGGATGCCCGAATATGAAGCTAGTTGCTATGCGTCGATGTTGCTCAAGGGTCTCTCTCGTGTGCATGGACAAGGGTACGTTCATTGTGACATGAAGCCTAGTAATGTTCTTGTTTTTAATATTCCTCGCGATGAATTTAAGGGGGTTGTTAAGTGTAATCTGAAATTAGCGGATTTTGGATTGGCAAAGAGGGGAGGGGAAAAAACTTTGGGTGCAGGGCAGGAGTACAAACACCGGGGAACATTGCTTTATAGTTCCCCGGAATCCGTGGTGATTGGAGTGCATGAGGCAGCCATGGACATATGGGCAGTTGGTTGTATTGTTTTGGAGATGCTTTTGGGAGAGTGGGGCTTATGGAAAAAATGCATTGACGTGGATGCACAATGTTTAGCAGAGATGATTGCGAATTATGAAGATGACAGGCTGGATTTGTTGGTGCCTGAGTTGGATGATTTGTCGGAGAATGCACAAGATTTTGTGAGAAGATGTTTAACAAGGAGGGCGGAAGATAGGTGGACTGCAGATGAACTTTTGACGCATCCCTTCATTACGTGCAACCAAAGGCTAGTGAAGGAGTTTGAGGCCAGATATTCCTATCAGAACTTTATGAAGTACTATCAACCTCATACTCCAAGGCATGCATTCGGACCATCCATGGGAATTTATTAG